TTGACGTCTACAGTTATATcaggctagctaacgttagctagttaTTAAATGGCGCTCTGTATAATAGCTAAGAACAGGTTGTTAGCTAGGTTGGGTAGTTTAATAACGGTACCTTGGGGAGTAGTAGCATCTAAAGTCATCACTGTTCATTTTAGCTTGACAAGGCAGCCCAAGACCGTTCAGCCAAAGGAATATTACTAACAAGTCACGCTTGGAATTAGTTTGCACAAAGCAACAAGCTAATGTTAGTAAGCTAACGTTACCATCTCATCCCAAGTTGTTGTTGACGCCTAGATTCTAGTAATTTAGCAGTTAGTAATAGCAGTTACCAAAAAGCCAAAAAATCAGTACAGTTAGCTCGCATTACTGGTAACAAATATTCATTCGGAAACTGAGAAGGTATAGCGTTGatatggtctattttttttgtcACCGAAGTGTCTTAGATGGTATAATCGGCCGGGTGGAGACAGCCAAGATTAGGTGTACGAATGACAGCTCCACTTGGTCTGACATGAACGACAGGTGCAGGTTTATAGTCTACCTGTAGATGTTGGGGTCATGTCATGGCCATATCGATTCCTTGGTTGTATTACTTCCATCTGTTTTGTCCTTGTCAAACAGTTGATTTTTGTTTTATCCGACTGTTCTCCCTAACCTGTAGCatctaattacagtgcatgaaaatgcactgttctgttattcgaagtattcttattattattcttcccaccaaatttctgcgtctaattcagcttcaaccgtttaacgtagaaacttcgttcaaactttgtaacgtaggtcttgaaaaggatacttgaggaatgtatttttcacttttgtaaactttatactttttgagatattaacaacaaacaagcttatttttccccatagactttgcattagcactatgacatcacaatggactaattaacttgatttgcacctgtatcaacttccagctgctcaactaggacccatcaaagggccagttaaactgcttgcacctgtatcaactgctttctgcttaactaggccaactctctcttgtgtctctccattctacaaggatataaggcacattccatccaactttctatccattcatcctcttcaaaccattcactcatccacccattaaactatccatcaacaaccattaaacaatctgcctatcaacatccattcaactttctgtctaacaacatccattacactatctacattcaacttttaaactatatactctgtctcaggctttaagcatacaatctggctctcttaagactactatttcctctgcccacaactgtttcaaaataaatatcctcactacaataattcactattaaataatttaactatttaaactactcaactatttaactgttcagccatttcaactgtcagttgttatcaactatgactcctgccaactgtttccaaataaaagtttgtttggcattttatgttaatatacatgtacagtatgtttatattttcatgcactggtaatttcctcgaaattacattttctagttgtaATATATGACTTGTTGATTAATTAACTAAAAACAAGCGGGCTTGTTACGCCGATTATCATACAACTAAAGCATTCCATATCTGTAAGCAGTTTATTTAACGAAAACGTGGATACGTTGTTGATGCTTCTTTGTATTTGTCAGGAATGGCGTGCACTCTTGAAAAGGTTTTGGCAGATGCCAAATCGCTGGTGGAGCGGCTTCGCGACCATGACAATGCAGCTGAAGTGTTAATTGAGCAGACCACCTCTCTAAACAAACGAGTGGAGGCCATGAAACAGGTAGGTAACGAATAAGTTTGTATTTGTGCCTGTAAACATGTTAAAAGCTATTAGATATTTGAAGAGAAGTAGGTTGATATTTATTGCAACCAACCTTTTTTTTGTCGGTTATTCATTTTATCCTATGCTTGGGAATTCATATAGTATCAGGAAGAGATTGAAGCCCTTAACCTTGTGGCCAGGCACCGGCCTCGCTCCACTCTAGTAATGGGAATCCAACAGGAAAACCGTCAAATCCGAGAACTGCAGCATGAAAACAAAGGTACACCCTCTCTGTTTACCCACGCATCTGTCGGCTGCTAATCACTGGTTAAAATTTGATGGAAGAAAGACAAGCGCTTGCCATGACAGTAGTGTTTGCATGCAGCTAACCAGAACTCTCAGAGATCTCCTGACAATTGCCTGGTGATGTCCAGCTGCTACTTTGAACGCACCCAATAAATAATAGAACAGGATGATCTCCATTACGAGTGAAATGTAAGCTTAATGGCTTTCCTATTTCCCTCCTTTTCCCAGAGTTAAGGACGTCCCTTGAGGAGCACCAGTCGGCTCTGGAGCTGATCATGAGTAAATACAGAGAGCAGGTGTTCAGGCTGCTGATGGCCAGCAAGAGAGATGACCCTGCTATTGTGACCCAGCTCAAAGAGCAGCACACCAGCGTGAGTGCCACTGGGCTCTGCTTTCATAGCACCCCTGAAAGATTCATGTTTCAACTGCTATTAAACATATTATGAGAGAAGATGGAAAGTGAATTCTATCAATTCCCACTCATATGTATTTTGCGCAGCTAGCAGAACTGATCTGGGGAAGCAAGTTCTTTCTTGTTAGTTAATTCTCTAGCATTCTCTAGTTAGTTAGCAAGTTCTTCTTTTTAGTTAATTCTCAGGAGGTTTGAGAATACATTCTGCCACAATAATTATACTACTGTTCAACCATAGCCATTATCAGAAGGCAATATCAGACAGATGCACAATTAGTGAATATCACATAGAAAAAGTTAGTTTGATCATTCTTTGTGGAGAATATTATCGTAGGTAGCtctttcttttgactaaaacagCTGCTTACTGAATAATTAGTTCTGTCAGCAtaattgtgttttgtgtgttatcTTGTTCTCAACTTCCCTGTTCACAGCACACCTAGTTTTGTTCTAATTATGTGCCCATTTCATTTCTGGTTTCCCCTGTTGTGCTGACTCAGTCTGAGAAGTATTTTGTGCATTTGTACTCTTGTTTTGTTCCTTTCTTTTTGGTGAACTTGCTATTGTGACATCACCTTTTCTAAACCTGTTTTTTCACATTCAGTTTGGATGCCTGTCTTCTGAATCAGTCTTTGTCAAAATATGACAAATGTGCATTGTGTACAATAAACTAATGGAAGACCACGCCCCCTTTCCCTTTTCTCTTAGGAAATGCAGGCTCACCTAGACAAGATTAATGAGATGGCCAGTGTGATGCGGAAGGCCATCGAGGTGGATGAGGGCAGAGTGTGTGAAGATGAGGAGAGAATTAAACAGCTGGAGGTGAGACAGTCTGACGCACGTGTCATGATGGAGAGATCCTCTGTACGTTTCACACATGAGTTCAGCTATGATGCCTGCAGCAAACTCTTTACATTGGGCACACTGAACTTCACACTGGGGACATGCAGCATGGCTAACGCCAGACCTCAtttcattgagatggggtctgggaactacacattcattttctcgtatttgagacGTGGTTTGCGAATGCCCATAGCCaattattgggcgctacgaatgtctatcaaatgcactgtacgtagctcataactgcttcggtgtgtcgtcatcgtcttgctgtcccccttccgttctgtgattggttccttcgttgaggtgataatcgggtccatggaatccaggctgcctagcagcgcgAATAAAATCGtgtgcaaggcagcatgggaaaccCCCGGCTAGGGGACATGGTAGAAgagagtaaaaacaaaaaaagaaactaaacatctCACAGGATATGCTAAATGCATCTAGATACACAAGGTGGCTTGCTATGTGAGCTTGCATTTAATGTagaaacatgtttgtgtgtgtgcgtgcgtgtgtgtgtgtgtgtgtgtgtgtctgtctgtgggctTTTTCAGAGTTCTCTGTTTCCTCTATGTGTATCTgactgtgtgtttctttttggATGGTTGTGTCCAGCTGGAGAACCAGGGCCTGCGCGAGCTGCTGGGCATCAGCCGCGAGGCCTTCCAGGTACTGAAGAGGGACGAGGGCTCGGACAGCACGTCGCTCTCGGCGCTGGTCACCAGTGCCGACCTCAGCCTGAGGAAGAGCTAAGTCTCCCCTGGTGGGAGGCAGCAGAGGCCCGGGACCGCTGGACGTTCCGCTTTTACCGAGACACTTTACCGGGGGTGGCGAGGGGCTTCCTCGCACTCTCTCCCTTGACCACAGCCATGAACTGGGAGACTggccaccctcacacacaaagcccTACCACGTCAACTGCACAATGCCATGGCAACGGCCAAACTCCAGTCACAAGTATACCACCCATCCCTGTGCACATTTCATGACCTTTCCCGCCTCATGCTCTCCTCCCTGTAGTATTAGGAGTTGCAGAAGAGCTGCACTCCAAACTGCCTTTTACGTTATGTGGAGAGGGAGGACAGCTTCAAGCTGAatcagggtggtggtggtgtgggcgGGTGTCGATCCCAAAGAACGTGCTCAGTAGAATGTGACATAAGCATGGAACAAGATGTCAATCACATATCCCTTGCACTAGTGTCTGGCCttaacatgtcttttgcaaggCTAGTTGTGGAGTCTAGCAGATAGCACATCTCGGCATGGACACGGTCACCTCCTGCATTACAACATTCATCTATGGGGCCAAGGATAAGTatagtaaatgtgtgtgcatgtgtgctatgTTTGAGTTCACATAGCTCTCACTGAGCAAATGCACAACAGACACCAGAGTGGTAGGTAGTGCAGTCGCAACAATGTCTCAGTGACTTGCTCCTTGGCTCTTTAGTCAGGCACGATGCttgctttgtttttgttgaaTTGTTTgattgtgaatgaatgaattttgGTTCTGATTTGTCAATAAAGCCTTCTAGGATAATGTTATCACAAGTCTTATTCAGTGTTATTTGAATAAGGAAATGTAAGTAAGTAGTCGATTAATCTGTTTATTAATCATATTTCTGATGAATTAATCTGATGTTTGGAATagaaaaagatgaaaaatatTGATCAGTGTCTCCCAAAGACCAATACCGTGTCCTCAAGTGGCTTGTGTTGTCCACGTTCAACTAAAGATACTCAGTGATTTAGAGTAAAGAAACCAGAAAATAATCAATTTAAACAAGCAAGAATCAGAAGttgaactgttttttttttctttttaaaaaaaatactcaaagtGATCAAACAGAGAATAGTTGGTGATATTTGACAACTGATTAAGTATTGCTGCTCTATGTGCCAGTGAATTCTCTCTGGTGCCAAaatctcaaaaagaaaagagaattcCCATGAATACAGAAAACAGTTCCACCTTTATTGAAAAACACCATACAATGGCTaaattacacacatacaaagtagTAAAACACTTAATTAAAAATTACTGTTTTGAATGGGACTCGGAGAACTGCTTGACATACGGGAAAGACCTTTAAAGACTATATCCGAATCCATTTAGGTGCAAAGAAACGATTTGAGTGTCAAGTTATCAAGTTAAGGGGCACAACTGAATAGTTAACACTAACTGaagaaacacagagagggatTAAAGGCACTTGAGAGCTTAAGAGCCCCTTTCAGAAAGTGGGAAGGAGTAGGGGGGAGTTGCTACCTTTCACCATTTTTTGGTCATGAAAGTCCTAAAAAGTGGAACATTTACTAAATGCACCATTGTAGCACGATTCCTGCATCACACAGGCATACGTGATACAACATATACTTGGACACTGGATTCTCCTATGTAAGTGAGGTGCAGTCTACTGTGTCTCAGGACTACATCTCCCTTTTTGGACAGGTGCAGATAACTAGGGGGGCTTCACGCCTGAATttgtggcaaacacacacatagtggcACATCCTATTTGGAAAACAAAGTCCAGCTGTGGCAGACAACACATTTCTGTTTAAAGGCtttaaagaggagagagagccacGTCCCTGAGTAGCACATTTACAAACATTAGTGCTAAAGAAGTTTAGATCAAGTCCCAGCAACAAAAACCTTGCAGGCTTGATTTCAGTATTGTAGTAATACAATATCTCTCCCTCGTCACAGAACAAACAATCTTGATGAGGTTTTGATTACATTACAAGTCGTGTGCACCACACTTCCTCAAGAGGACTGTTACTGAAAACCTTAAAATGTTAACATTGTGGATTTGCTCTACTGGTTTGAAAATACTGTTAGCGATAAGAATTCATGACTATCATCAAAATAACAGCACTTGACAGTGCACACAAGGCATTGTAAAACCatgatgtttaaaaaaaaagtggatCTACAGAACATTAAAAGTCACCACACCAGACGTTTTAAAAATATCGGTCAAATGTCAGTGCTTGACACATTAGAGCTTGTGTTGTCACAGTGGACAAGGTGAATTGGAATTGAACAGTGCCACACAGGGGGAAACCTTGACCCTTCAAAGCCTCACATCATGAAACAAAATAAAGCGTAGTAGTGGTGAGAACTAAACATACTGACCTTTCATAAAAACAACCTCAGTTCAACAGACTAGGCTTTGTCTGATTTCAAGTGATCATCTGTTTGAAAGTGAAACCCTTTTTAAGTTTTGCTTATGCTACACTGATCACTATTGTTGCATCATGATGCATGTTACATACACTAACGCATGCACATACTGATGGCTAGTTTTTGTATTGATGATGCCTTTACTACCTAATCACCTTACATTCTCTTAAACTCACTCTGGCTCCTGCCATATATACCGGTATATACACATCCTGTGTGATGTGGCTATGGAGTTTTGTTTAACaagacatattttcatttcacactGCCCACATGTAGTTAAAAAACGTAAGGTACTGTAAATTCAAAGCCTACCGTCGTCTTTGGCAGAAAGGGGCCCCAGGTATGCACAGCGCTTTTTAAAACTCTGTGGGTACATGTTAATCAACAGAGGCTATCAATTACCAGCTGGATAGTTAGTCCGATTTTAAGATTGACAGTGTCAAAATGCCTCCTTCTATTCCCAATAACAGGAGTCATCGCGGACTAGTGGCTTCATGTTGCGATCActagtgccatctagtggacacggcagtgtccactagatggcgctgtAACAGAACACACGCACAGGCTTTTTGTCAGGGCTGCCCTCAGATCAAACTCTGCTGCCTGGGCAGATTTGATGGCTGACTGCAAGATGACCCCGGGGGCCTGTACAAAAGAGAGTATGCAGAGCACCAGAAACCCAAGCTGAGACGCAGAGAAACTTGGCACCACTCGGAGGACAGACCTTGGCTGCGTCAACCCAATGCGGCACAGCACACAACGCACTGTCAAAACGAAAGTCACAGTGCGCACAGGAATGGCCTGCGACTTCCTTCCGACCTGCtgttgttgagggttttttcccctctctgagTCTTGTCTGTGGCCTGTTGCACAGGAACACACTGGGCTG
This portion of the Alosa sapidissima isolate fAloSap1 chromosome 22, fAloSap1.pri, whole genome shotgun sequence genome encodes:
- the fgfr1op2 gene encoding FGFR1 oncogene partner 2 homolog isoform X1; translation: MACTLEKVLADAKSLVERLRDHDNAAEVLIEQTTSLNKRVEAMKQYQEEIEALNLVARHRPRSTLVMGIQQENRQIRELQHENKELRTSLEEHQSALELIMSKYREQVFRLLMASKRDDPAIVTQLKEQHTSEMQAHLDKINEMASVMRKAIEVDEGRVCEDEERIKQLELENQGLRELLGISREAFQVLKRDEGSDSTSLSALVTSADLSLRKS
- the fgfr1op2 gene encoding FGFR1 oncogene partner 2 homolog isoform X2 is translated as MACTLEKVLADAKSLVERLRDHDNAAEVLIEQTTSLNKRVEAMKQYQEEIEALNLVARHRPRSTLVMGIQQENRQIRELQHENKELRTSLEEHQSALELIMSKYREQVFRLLMASKRDDPAIVTQLKEQHTSAHLDKINEMASVMRKAIEVDEGRVCEDEERIKQLELENQGLRELLGISREAFQVLKRDEGSDSTSLSALVTSADLSLRKS